Proteins encoded together in one Aurantiacibacter aquimixticola window:
- a CDS encoding phosphoadenylyl-sulfate reductase — MADSARELDVIDTAPAFTQADADALNARFAGVGALEMLRTLFAEGELGEIAVVSSFGTESAVLLDLVARADPNIPVIFVDTLKMFAETLAYRDTLIERLGIENASVVTPDPETLAEKDENGLRWSYDPDGCCAIRKVEPLARAKSGLDAWISGRKAFQSHTRQNIPRFELEDGRLKLNPLGDWTKDDLEAYFLERDLPRHPLETEGFLSVGCAPCTSPVKPGEDARAGRWRGWDKTECGIHAPGVEPFL, encoded by the coding sequence ATGGCTGACTCGGCCCGCGAGCTGGACGTCATCGACACAGCCCCGGCGTTCACGCAGGCCGATGCGGACGCACTCAATGCGCGTTTCGCAGGTGTCGGCGCGCTCGAAATGCTCCGGACGCTGTTTGCGGAAGGCGAGCTTGGCGAAATCGCGGTCGTATCCAGTTTCGGCACCGAGAGCGCCGTGCTGCTCGATCTCGTGGCGCGAGCGGACCCGAACATTCCCGTCATCTTCGTCGATACGCTGAAGATGTTTGCCGAGACGCTCGCCTATCGCGACACGCTGATCGAGCGGCTCGGCATCGAGAATGCGAGCGTGGTAACGCCCGACCCGGAGACGCTCGCCGAGAAGGACGAGAACGGCCTTCGCTGGTCATACGATCCCGATGGATGCTGCGCGATCCGCAAGGTAGAGCCGCTCGCGCGCGCCAAATCAGGCCTCGACGCCTGGATTTCGGGCCGCAAGGCGTTCCAGTCGCATACCCGGCAGAACATTCCCCGCTTCGAGCTCGAGGATGGGCGGCTCAAGCTCAATCCACTCGGCGACTGGACGAAGGACGATCTCGAGGCGTATTTCCTCGAGCGCGATCTTCCTCGGCATCCGCTGGAGACAGAAGGTTTCCTCTCGGTCGGCTGCGCACCCTGCACTTCCCCGGTCAAGCCGGGCGAAGATGCCCGAGCCGGGCGCTGGCGCGGCTGGGACAAGACCGAATGCGGCATTCACGCGCCCGGCGTGGAGCCGTTTCTCTAA
- a CDS encoding DUF934 domain-containing protein, with protein sequence MADAQLPAEGGLGTGRDEVQLRYRNDEAADAAQVTVDAFLAQDDAAAVRIEPGDNARDLLPHLARIRLVEVNFPTFADGRGYSAARLLREHGYTGELRAVGDVLVDQIAYMRRCGFDSFAPERPLEESDVQAALDRFPHDYQAAADAAVPIWKLRHG encoded by the coding sequence ATGGCTGATGCCCAGCTTCCCGCGGAAGGCGGTCTCGGCACCGGGCGAGACGAGGTCCAGCTGCGCTATCGCAATGACGAGGCGGCCGATGCAGCGCAGGTGACGGTCGACGCCTTCCTGGCGCAGGACGATGCCGCCGCAGTGCGCATCGAACCGGGCGATAATGCCCGCGATTTGCTGCCGCATCTCGCGCGTATCCGCCTCGTCGAGGTAAACTTTCCGACTTTCGCAGATGGCCGCGGATATTCCGCAGCGCGCCTGCTACGCGAGCATGGCTATACCGGCGAGCTGCGCGCCGTGGGCGATGTGCTGGTCGACCAGATCGCCTATATGCGCCGCTGCGGATTCGACAGTTTCGCGCCCGAGCGCCCGCTGGAGGAGAGCGATGTTCAAGCCGCGCTCGACCGCTTTCCGCACGATTACCAGGCCGCTGCCGACGCGGCGGTGCCCATCTGGAAGCTCCGGCATGGCTGA
- a CDS encoding Bax inhibitor-1/YccA family protein, with protein MANWNDERTTRQGFGVPPSQTGDVTSRTSFDAGLRKHMLSIYNYMASGIMLTGIVALLTWQSGLAIEIMTGPLRWIVALAPLAIVFAMSFGRNKFSTVTLQAMYWGFAVLMGLSLSSVFAVYTGPSIAVTFFATAGAFAGLSLWGYTTQKDISGWGSFLVMGVVGLIIAMVANMFIQSEGLAMAIPFIGVLVFAGLTAYDTQRLKMDYLTIQQAKMTNPSVAAAFPLGKMVVMGALSLYLNFINMFLFLLQFMGSRE; from the coding sequence ATGGCAAATTGGAACGACGAGCGCACGACCCGGCAGGGTTTCGGCGTGCCGCCGAGCCAGACGGGCGATGTGACAAGCCGCACGAGTTTCGATGCCGGCCTGCGCAAGCACATGCTGTCGATTTACAACTACATGGCATCGGGCATCATGCTGACCGGTATCGTCGCGCTGCTGACCTGGCAGTCTGGCTTGGCTATCGAGATCATGACCGGTCCGCTACGCTGGATTGTGGCTCTTGCTCCCCTGGCGATTGTTTTTGCGATGAGCTTTGGTCGTAACAAGTTTTCGACCGTCACGCTGCAGGCTATGTATTGGGGATTTGCTGTCCTCATGGGCCTATCGCTTTCTTCGGTTTTTGCAGTCTACACCGGCCCGTCAATCGCCGTGACGTTTTTTGCAACGGCCGGCGCTTTTGCTGGCTTGAGCCTGTGGGGGTACACTACGCAAAAGGATATTTCCGGTTGGGGGAGCTTCCTTGTCATGGGCGTGGTCGGCCTCATCATTGCGATGGTCGCCAACATGTTCATACAGTCGGAAGGGCTTGCGATGGCGATCCCTTTCATCGGAGTTCTGGTGTTCGCAGGTTTGACTGCATACGACACTCAGCGCTTGAAGATGGATTATCTGACCATCCAGCAGGCTAAGATGACCAATCCCTCTGTCGCCGCGGCTTTTCCGCTGGGCAAGATGGTCGTGATGGGCGCGCTGAGCCTGTATCTGAACTTCATTAACATGTTCCTGTTTCTCCTGCAGTTCATGGGCAGCCGCGAATAG
- a CDS encoding YbjN domain-containing protein, with translation MNTEREIIERADDAAPVEMLTALFEAHGWAFEQVSDDEVTVEIPGSWTTYQLRGIWRREDRVLQLLCLPEIRVGEDKRRNAFELLALINEQLWLGHFDIWSQGGMLLYRHGLMLGDDGMLSLDMAQHAIESAIAECDRFYPAFQFVLWGDKGPREALDAALVDAAGEA, from the coding sequence ATGAACACCGAACGCGAGATCATCGAACGGGCCGACGACGCGGCGCCGGTGGAGATGCTCACTGCGCTTTTCGAGGCGCATGGCTGGGCATTCGAGCAGGTGTCGGACGACGAGGTTACGGTCGAGATCCCAGGCAGTTGGACGACATACCAGCTGCGCGGCATCTGGCGGCGCGAGGACCGGGTCTTGCAATTGCTCTGTCTGCCGGAAATTCGCGTTGGCGAGGACAAGCGCCGCAATGCTTTCGAGTTGCTGGCGCTGATCAACGAACAGCTCTGGCTCGGGCATTTCGATATCTGGTCGCAGGGAGGCATGCTGCTGTATCGTCACGGTTTGATGCTTGGCGACGATGGCATGCTCAGCCTCGACATGGCGCAGCATGCCATCGAAAGCGCCATTGCGGAGTGCGACCGGTTCTACCCGGCATTCCAGTTCGTGCTGTGGGGCGACAAGGGGCCGCGAGAGGCGCTGGATGCCGCGCTGGTGGACGCTGCGGGAGAGGCTTGA
- the obgE gene encoding GTPase ObgE, with translation MHFLDQAKIFLKSGAGGPGAVSFRREKYIEFGGPDGGNGGRGGDVVIVAVPGLNTLIDFRYAQHFKAKRGEHGMGKDRFGAGADDLVIEVPVGTQVLSEDKEEVLVDFTHEGQREVLLEGGMGGRGNASYKSSTNRAPRQHQPGEPGEEMWVWLRLKLLADVGLVGLPNAGKSTFINAVSNAGAKVGDYAFTTLIPKLGVVTHKGREFVLADIPGLIEGAAEGAGIGDRFLGHIERCRVLIHLIDIDGEDPAEAMRIVEEELAAYGQGIEDKPRLVALNKVDLADDELAEAFGDELKAAGADQVFPVSGATGAGIEALLDAVLGYLPDRTMTENPSGDIDQDDFAAEEDRPWSPLG, from the coding sequence ATGCATTTTCTCGACCAAGCCAAGATCTTTCTGAAATCCGGCGCTGGCGGACCGGGTGCGGTGTCGTTTCGGCGGGAGAAGTACATCGAATTCGGTGGCCCCGATGGCGGCAATGGCGGCAGGGGCGGCGATGTCGTCATTGTGGCGGTACCGGGCCTCAATACCTTGATCGACTTCCGTTACGCGCAGCATTTCAAAGCGAAACGTGGCGAGCACGGCATGGGCAAGGATCGCTTTGGCGCAGGCGCGGACGATCTCGTCATCGAAGTGCCCGTCGGCACGCAGGTCCTATCCGAGGACAAGGAAGAAGTTCTCGTCGACTTCACACATGAAGGCCAGCGCGAGGTGTTGTTGGAAGGCGGCATGGGCGGGCGTGGCAACGCGTCCTACAAGTCGTCCACCAATCGCGCGCCCCGCCAGCACCAGCCGGGCGAGCCGGGCGAGGAGATGTGGGTCTGGCTGCGGCTGAAACTGCTTGCCGATGTCGGCCTGGTCGGGCTGCCCAATGCGGGCAAATCGACCTTTATCAACGCCGTCTCCAATGCCGGGGCAAAGGTCGGCGATTACGCCTTTACCACGCTGATCCCCAAGCTCGGCGTGGTCACGCATAAGGGGCGCGAATTCGTACTGGCGGACATTCCCGGGCTGATCGAAGGCGCGGCGGAAGGCGCGGGCATCGGCGATCGCTTTCTCGGCCATATCGAACGGTGCCGCGTCCTGATCCACCTGATCGACATCGATGGCGAAGACCCCGCCGAAGCGATGCGCATCGTGGAGGAAGAGCTCGCCGCTTATGGCCAAGGCATAGAGGACAAGCCGCGACTGGTTGCGCTCAACAAGGTCGATCTGGCGGACGACGAACTGGCTGAAGCATTCGGCGACGAATTGAAGGCGGCGGGCGCAGATCAGGTGTTTCCCGTCTCCGGCGCTACGGGCGCGGGGATTGAAGCGCTGCTCGACGCGGTTCTCGGCTATCTTCCCGATCGCACGATGACGGAAAATCCCTCCGGCGATATCGATCAGGATGATTTCGCCGCCGAGGAGGATCGGCCGTGGTCTCCGCTCGGATAG
- a CDS encoding NAD-dependent epimerase/dehydratase family protein: protein MTIAITGGTGFVGQAVLDEAARRGRAVRALTRREQKPREGVTWVRGDLAATDALQQLCDGSAAVLHIAGVVNAPDEASFHEGNVVGTQNVVEAARQTGTKRVIHVSSLAAREPSLSQYGHSKRLAEEVVQVSGLDWTIVRPPAIFGPRDTEMFELFRAAKWRFVPMPPPGRMSVIHVADLARLLLDLTQADAPDRIFEPDDGRPGGWSHTDFAKSVGAALGKAVYAPAMPAGLLSAAAKLDRALRGAKAKLTPDRARYMAHPDWVSDPDKHVPAELWQPQISTRDGLARTAAWYLEQEWL, encoded by the coding sequence GTGACGATCGCTATCACCGGCGGCACGGGCTTTGTCGGGCAGGCAGTGCTCGATGAAGCTGCGCGCCGCGGCCGTGCGGTGCGGGCGCTGACCCGCCGCGAGCAAAAGCCGCGCGAGGGGGTGACCTGGGTGCGCGGCGATCTCGCCGCTACGGACGCCCTGCAGCAGCTTTGCGACGGTTCTGCTGCGGTCCTGCACATCGCGGGCGTGGTCAATGCGCCCGATGAGGCCAGCTTCCATGAAGGCAATGTCGTGGGCACGCAGAACGTCGTCGAAGCCGCGCGGCAGACCGGGACGAAGCGCGTCATCCATGTGTCCTCGCTCGCCGCGCGCGAGCCGTCGCTGTCGCAATACGGCCATTCGAAAAGGCTTGCCGAAGAGGTGGTGCAGGTGAGCGGCCTCGACTGGACTATCGTGCGGCCACCGGCGATCTTCGGGCCGCGTGACACGGAGATGTTCGAGCTGTTTCGCGCGGCGAAGTGGCGCTTCGTGCCGATGCCGCCCCCGGGACGGATGTCCGTCATTCATGTCGCGGATCTGGCGCGCTTGCTGCTGGATCTTACTCAGGCCGATGCACCGGACCGCATTTTCGAACCCGATGATGGCCGGCCCGGCGGGTGGTCGCATACCGATTTCGCCAAGTCGGTCGGGGCGGCGCTCGGCAAGGCCGTGTACGCGCCAGCGATGCCGGCGGGGCTGCTCTCAGCAGCGGCAAAGCTGGACCGGGCTTTGCGCGGCGCGAAAGCTAAGCTGACGCCGGATCGGGCGCGTTACATGGCACATCCCGACTGGGTATCCGACCCGGACAAGCATGTGCCCGCCGAACTGTGGCAGCCGCAGATCTCCACGCGCGACGGTCTCGCGCGAACGGCAGCTTGGTATCTTGAGCAGGAGTGGCTGTGA
- a CDS encoding nitrite/sulfite reductase, whose protein sequence is MYQYDKYDQAMVDARVEEFRDQAQRRLDGKLTEDQFKPLRLMNGLYLQLHAYMLRVAIPYGTLNSRQMHALADIADKYDKGYGHFTTRQNIQYNWIKLEEAADILADLAEVEMHAIQTSGNCIRNISSDHFAGATADEVVDPRPYAELLRQWSSFHPEFSYLPRKFKIAVIASAKDRAAMRLHDIGIRIVEREGEIGAQFYVGGGMGRTPMIAPLIRDFVPIDQLVTYAEACLRVYNRHGRRDNKYKARIKILVHEMGAEEYARQVEEEFAHLLEQGVESPLAEMERIKAFFAPPAFATGLTERADRGDPDFALWVDRNCQPHKAPGYVSAVISLKPVGGIPGDATAQQMQLMADLAKEYSFDECRVLHTQNIVLPHVEIGRLQELWTKLEAAGLGTPNLDQIGDIIACPGLDYCSLANARSIPVAQRIAERFDASGKGDTLGELKLKISGCINACGHHHAGHIGILGVDRKGVENYQLLLGGSEAEDVSLAKITGPGFDEAGIVAAVETVADTYLAERQEGERFLDTYRRVGMATFKEALYG, encoded by the coding sequence ATGTACCAATACGATAAATACGATCAGGCGATGGTCGATGCCCGCGTCGAAGAATTCCGCGATCAGGCGCAGCGCCGCCTGGACGGCAAGCTGACCGAAGACCAGTTCAAGCCGCTGCGGCTGATGAACGGGCTCTATTTGCAGCTGCACGCCTATATGCTGCGCGTCGCTATTCCCTACGGCACGCTTAACTCGCGCCAGATGCATGCGCTGGCGGACATCGCCGACAAGTATGACAAGGGCTACGGTCACTTTACCACGCGCCAGAATATCCAGTACAATTGGATCAAGCTGGAGGAAGCGGCGGACATCCTCGCCGATCTTGCCGAGGTGGAGATGCATGCCATCCAGACCAGCGGCAATTGCATTCGTAATATCAGCTCCGATCATTTCGCCGGCGCTACGGCAGACGAGGTGGTGGACCCCCGCCCCTATGCCGAACTGCTGCGCCAGTGGTCCAGCTTTCACCCGGAATTCAGCTATCTGCCGCGCAAGTTCAAGATTGCCGTGATCGCGTCGGCGAAGGATCGCGCAGCGATGCGCCTGCACGATATCGGCATCCGCATCGTCGAGCGTGAGGGAGAAATCGGCGCGCAATTCTACGTCGGCGGCGGCATGGGTCGCACCCCGATGATCGCTCCGCTGATCCGCGATTTCGTGCCCATCGACCAGCTGGTCACTTATGCCGAGGCGTGCCTGCGCGTCTACAATCGTCATGGCCGACGGGACAACAAGTACAAGGCGCGCATCAAGATCCTGGTCCACGAAATGGGTGCGGAAGAATATGCGCGTCAGGTGGAAGAAGAATTCGCGCATCTGCTGGAACAGGGCGTCGAATCGCCGCTGGCAGAGATGGAGCGGATCAAGGCGTTCTTCGCGCCGCCTGCTTTCGCCACCGGCCTCACCGAACGCGCAGATCGCGGCGATCCGGACTTCGCGCTCTGGGTCGATCGCAATTGCCAGCCACACAAGGCACCTGGCTACGTTTCCGCCGTCATCAGCCTGAAGCCGGTCGGCGGTATCCCCGGTGACGCTACGGCGCAGCAGATGCAGCTGATGGCGGACCTCGCCAAGGAATACAGCTTCGACGAGTGCCGGGTGCTGCACACCCAGAATATCGTGCTGCCGCATGTCGAAATCGGCCGCCTTCAAGAGCTCTGGACGAAGCTGGAGGCGGCGGGCCTTGGCACGCCCAATCTGGACCAGATCGGCGACATCATCGCCTGCCCCGGCCTCGATTATTGCAGCCTTGCTAATGCCCGCTCGATTCCGGTGGCGCAGCGCATTGCCGAGCGTTTCGATGCCAGCGGCAAGGGCGATACGTTGGGCGAGCTGAAGCTGAAGATATCGGGCTGCATCAACGCCTGCGGACACCACCATGCCGGCCATATCGGCATTCTCGGCGTCGACCGGAAAGGCGTCGAGAATTACCAATTGCTGCTCGGCGGCAGCGAGGCGGAGGATGTCTCGCTCGCAAAAATCACTGGTCCGGGCTTCGATGAAGCGGGCATTGTCGCCGCAGTGGAAACCGTTGCCGACACCTATCTCGCCGAGCGACAGGAGGGAGAGCGCTTTCTCGACACCTATCGCCGCGTCGGCATGGCGACATTCAAGGAGGCGCTTTATGGCTGA
- the proB gene encoding glutamate 5-kinase — MANDAGAMPIQSLLDFRDPSICKRLVIKIGSALLVDATGQVEAEWLRTIVNEIATARELGIEVVVVSSGAIAIGAKKLDFPDGGRRTLAEAQASASVGQIELASVWSKLLAERRLVAAQMLLTLDDFESRRRYLNISATIRRLLKSGVVPVVNENDTIATGEIKFGDNDRLAARVAQACDADGVILLTDVDGLYDRHPNDPEAERLAEVRGITAEIHDMADSESGSGVGTGGMTAKLLAAEIADRAGIALAILDGRPENPLARAMASQAGTIFVPQREDSGRRAWIGGRMRFNGSLTVDDGCVTALRDGNSVLAAGITRVAGNFKRGDIIQVLDVAGREIAKGLVEYSADDVEAIMGKQSGELEAILGHAPRSAVIHRDHLVMM; from the coding sequence TTGGCTAACGACGCGGGCGCAATGCCTATCCAGTCTCTTCTCGATTTTCGCGATCCGTCCATTTGCAAACGCTTGGTCATCAAGATCGGCAGCGCGCTGCTTGTCGATGCGACGGGGCAGGTCGAGGCGGAATGGTTGCGCACCATAGTCAATGAAATCGCCACCGCGCGCGAACTCGGCATCGAGGTCGTGGTGGTCTCCTCCGGTGCCATTGCCATCGGCGCGAAGAAGCTCGACTTCCCGGACGGTGGCAGGCGGACGCTGGCCGAGGCACAGGCATCGGCGTCAGTCGGACAGATCGAGCTTGCGTCGGTATGGTCGAAATTGTTGGCAGAGCGGCGGCTGGTGGCGGCACAGATGCTGCTGACGTTGGATGATTTCGAAAGCCGCCGTCGCTACCTCAATATCTCCGCCACCATCCGCAGATTGCTGAAAAGCGGCGTCGTGCCGGTGGTGAACGAGAACGACACGATTGCCACCGGAGAGATCAAGTTCGGCGACAATGATAGGCTGGCCGCGCGCGTGGCGCAGGCCTGCGATGCCGACGGGGTCATTTTGCTCACCGACGTGGACGGCCTTTATGATCGCCATCCGAACGATCCTGAGGCGGAGCGGCTAGCCGAGGTCCGCGGGATCACCGCGGAAATCCACGATATGGCGGATAGCGAATCCGGCTCAGGCGTCGGCACGGGCGGCATGACTGCCAAGCTGCTTGCCGCGGAAATCGCCGATCGCGCCGGGATCGCGTTAGCAATCCTGGATGGCCGTCCGGAAAATCCGCTCGCCCGAGCGATGGCGTCGCAGGCGGGCACGATCTTCGTTCCCCAACGCGAGGATAGCGGCCGCCGTGCTTGGATCGGCGGACGAATGCGCTTCAACGGCTCGCTGACGGTGGACGATGGCTGCGTGACTGCTCTGCGCGATGGCAACAGCGTGCTGGCCGCTGGCATCACGAGGGTCGCGGGCAATTTCAAACGCGGTGACATCATCCAGGTGCTGGACGTGGCCGGTCGCGAAATCGCCAAGGGTCTGGTCGAATATTCGGCCGACGATGTCGAAGCGATCATGGGCAAGCAGAGCGGAGAGCTGGAAGCCATACTCGGCCACGCGCCACGCTCCGCCGTCATCCACCGCGATCACCTGGTGATGATGTGA
- a CDS encoding tetratricopeptide repeat protein, whose translation MTTSPPFLFAFSSAALGMAAIAAPHSAAAQEIVQPVPEAASAQLAAAERRLARNPDSIPALLEAGRAALALGEVDAALRFFNRAQARRPDDGRVLAGLALVAVRRGEGLAAVQLFQNAHDQGTSVTAHAGDRGLAYDLIGNNVRAQQYYRQALSRQPSDEVIRRLALSYAMSGDAAASEATLLPLLQRQDRRAYRTRAFALAILGRDQEAITIAETMLPARFASRLAPYLRYMPSLTTGQQAAAANLGRFPPASRMGREPAVVAAAPAPAPPPARPVPANDRLTPTGEPLGRPASTGGELPATGSATTLPTVATREISAPLPAAAAPAQPDAATVVTLDDAAAFPPAEEARPSFSITEAEPASQEQVDLASAFADFTLPAEGMDVPRSADAVDITAITPAREAEPDAAPPPPANPSRHWVQVATGQDIAAFRFDWRRIVRNSDGLLEGRDPFTTPWNQTNRLLTGPFDSRSAAQQFVTELAGAGVDAFRFTSAEGEEVRPVD comes from the coding sequence ATGACGACATCGCCCCCTTTTCTCTTCGCTTTTTCATCGGCCGCGCTCGGGATGGCGGCCATTGCCGCGCCGCATTCCGCGGCTGCGCAGGAAATCGTGCAGCCGGTTCCCGAAGCGGCAAGTGCGCAGCTTGCCGCCGCCGAGCGTCGGCTGGCGCGCAATCCCGACAGCATACCCGCCCTGCTCGAGGCGGGCAGGGCCGCGCTGGCTCTGGGTGAAGTGGACGCGGCGCTGCGCTTCTTCAATCGCGCGCAGGCCCGCAGGCCCGACGATGGTCGCGTGCTGGCCGGGCTGGCGCTGGTCGCCGTTCGGCGGGGCGAGGGACTGGCGGCTGTTCAGCTGTTCCAGAATGCGCATGATCAGGGAACGTCCGTTACCGCGCATGCGGGGGATCGCGGGCTCGCCTACGATCTCATCGGCAACAACGTGCGCGCCCAGCAATATTACCGGCAGGCGCTGAGCCGCCAGCCAAGCGACGAAGTGATCCGTCGCCTTGCTCTTTCATATGCGATGTCCGGCGATGCGGCGGCTTCGGAGGCGACCCTGCTGCCGCTTCTCCAGCGGCAGGACCGCCGCGCCTATCGCACGCGCGCCTTCGCGCTCGCCATTCTGGGTCGGGATCAGGAAGCGATCACCATCGCCGAGACGATGTTGCCCGCGCGTTTCGCCAGCCGCCTCGCGCCGTACTTGCGATATATGCCTAGCCTGACGACCGGCCAGCAGGCGGCGGCGGCCAATCTCGGACGTTTCCCGCCTGCCTCGCGCATGGGGCGCGAGCCTGCGGTCGTCGCTGCGGCACCAGCGCCCGCACCACCACCGGCGCGCCCTGTACCGGCGAATGACAGGCTGACACCCACGGGTGAACCGCTCGGCAGGCCGGCAAGCACGGGCGGGGAATTGCCCGCCACCGGATCTGCGACGACGCTACCGACCGTCGCTACGCGCGAGATCTCGGCCCCGCTTCCGGCGGCAGCCGCGCCAGCGCAGCCCGATGCCGCCACTGTTGTGACGCTGGACGATGCCGCGGCATTCCCGCCCGCCGAGGAGGCGCGGCCGTCCTTTTCCATTACCGAGGCCGAGCCTGCCTCCCAAGAGCAGGTCGACCTGGCGAGCGCTTTCGCCGACTTCACCCTGCCTGCCGAAGGGATGGACGTTCCGCGCAGCGCCGACGCCGTCGATATCACCGCGATCACGCCGGCGCGCGAGGCCGAGCCGGACGCCGCGCCGCCTCCGCCCGCCAATCCGAGCCGCCACTGGGTGCAGGTCGCGACCGGGCAGGACATTGCGGCATTCCGTTTCGACTGGCGCCGGATCGTGCGCAATTCGGACGGGCTGCTCGAAGGTCGCGATCCCTTCACGACGCCGTGGAACCAGACGAATCGACTGCTGACCGGTCCGTTCGATTCGCGCAGCGCCGCGCAGCAATTCGTCACCGAACTGGCCGGGGCTGGCGTCGATGCGTTCCGTTTCACCAGCGCCGAAGGCGAAGAGGTCCGCCCCGTCGACTGA
- a CDS encoding pyrroline-5-carboxylate reductase family protein: protein MTFEKILIVGCGNMAGAMLEGWLAAGLPRENFTVVTPTRTSVPGDVELLREVPDGRVFDAVLLGFKPYMLADIALTLQGVVEGASVLSVLAGVQLETLRERFPDAGSVVRVMPNLACAIGKSPVALAEEGLGEAERDDLVAFIDHLGTPAWVGEDRFDLVTALAGSGPAFVYRFIDALAAGATRLGLPEDQARELAIAMTEGASALTARSEHPPGKLADMVASPGGVTRKGMDVLDEDEALTRLMTETLRAARDRSIEMSREARK from the coding sequence ATGACATTTGAAAAGATCCTGATCGTCGGCTGCGGCAACATGGCGGGCGCTATGCTCGAAGGCTGGCTTGCCGCCGGTCTGCCGCGAGAGAATTTCACCGTTGTAACGCCCACGCGCACAAGTGTGCCGGGCGATGTCGAATTGCTGCGCGAAGTGCCGGATGGCCGCGTGTTCGACGCCGTGCTGTTGGGCTTCAAGCCCTACATGCTTGCCGACATTGCGCTGACCTTGCAGGGCGTGGTGGAGGGAGCGAGCGTGCTGTCGGTCCTTGCCGGTGTGCAGCTCGAGACACTGCGCGAACGCTTCCCCGATGCGGGATCTGTCGTGCGGGTGATGCCGAACCTCGCCTGTGCGATCGGAAAGTCGCCCGTCGCGCTGGCAGAAGAGGGACTGGGCGAGGCGGAGCGCGATGATCTGGTCGCCTTCATCGACCATCTCGGCACTCCCGCCTGGGTGGGAGAGGACCGCTTCGATCTTGTTACCGCGCTGGCCGGTAGCGGACCAGCCTTTGTCTATCGCTTCATCGACGCGCTGGCGGCAGGTGCGACCCGGCTCGGTCTGCCGGAGGATCAGGCGCGCGAACTGGCGATTGCGATGACTGAGGGCGCGAGCGCCCTGACAGCGCGATCCGAGCATCCGCCCGGCAAGCTCGCCGACATGGTCGCCAGCCCCGGCGGCGTGACGCGCAAGGGGATGGACGTGCTGGACGAGGACGAAGCATTGACCAGGCTGATGACCGAAACCCTGCGCGCAGCCCGCGATCGCAGCATCGAGATGTCCAGGGAAGCGCGCAAATAG
- a CDS encoding DUF2849 domain-containing protein, producing MKILTGNDLKTGAVVWWDGRGWSPHIGDAVDAGDDAVDILAREEAARRVNSAYALDAEASEEGPRPAHIKDRVRALGPTVRPDLAYKAAEERGWDWVI from the coding sequence ATGAAAATACTGACAGGGAATGATCTGAAAACCGGCGCGGTGGTCTGGTGGGATGGCCGAGGCTGGTCCCCGCATATCGGCGACGCCGTCGATGCCGGAGACGATGCGGTGGATATTCTCGCCCGCGAGGAAGCCGCCCGCCGCGTCAATTCGGCCTACGCACTCGATGCCGAAGCCAGCGAGGAAGGCCCGCGCCCGGCGCATATCAAGGACCGCGTTCGCGCGCTCGGCCCGACCGTGCGCCCCGATCTTGCATATAAGGCTGCCGAAGAGCGCGGCTGGGACTGGGTGATCTGA